Proteins from a genomic interval of Lacticaseibacillus pabuli:
- a CDS encoding peptidylprolyl isomerase — translation MAYPQINLADYEGPRVTLNTNKGAIKIALFPEQAPKTVANFLGLAKKGYYDGISFHRVIKDFMIQGGDPTGTGAGGESIYGGSFEDEFSNELFNLRGALSMANAGPNTNGSQFFIVQNKNINGGFLEQMASAGYPDEIIAAYKQGGTPWLDHRHTVFGQVEDGMDVVDAIANAKTLPGDKPAEDILIQSIDIDE, via the coding sequence ATGGCATATCCACAAATTAATTTAGCAGATTATGAAGGCCCCCGCGTCACATTAAACACGAACAAGGGTGCCATCAAGATTGCGCTATTCCCAGAACAGGCGCCCAAGACGGTGGCCAACTTCCTGGGCTTAGCCAAGAAGGGTTACTACGATGGCATTAGTTTCCACCGTGTCATCAAGGACTTCATGATCCAAGGCGGCGATCCAACCGGGACAGGTGCTGGTGGTGAGAGCATCTATGGCGGCAGCTTTGAAGACGAATTTAGCAACGAACTCTTCAACTTACGTGGCGCCTTGTCCATGGCCAACGCGGGTCCTAACACCAACGGCAGCCAGTTCTTCATTGTTCAGAACAAGAACATTAATGGTGGTTTCTTGGAACAAATGGCTTCAGCCGGCTACCCAGATGAGATTATTGCAGCGTACAAGCAGGGCGGAACCCCATGGTTGGACCACCGCCACACGGTCTTTGGCCAGGTTGAAGATGGGATGGACGTCGTGGATGCGATTGCCAATGCCAAAACCTTGCCTGGTGACAAACCGGCAGAGGATATTTTGATTCAGTCCATTGATATTGACGAATAG
- a CDS encoding WecB/TagA/CpsF family glycosyltransferase: protein MTKVDVLGVDFDAYTMAEFMQRIKERYQDDKGSFIVTANPEIVMYAREHPDYAQLIDHDADFVTADGIGVVKGAAMLGTPLPERVTGFDLMQELLGWANAQHLSVYLIGAKADVNKAAVAKVQERFPQLTIAGARDGYFDLKDTSVAQVVIDSGADVVFAALGFPKQEYFLKRIKAARPHTILMGVGGSFDVLSGTVKRAPKWVQRLSLEWLYRLAKNPSRFGRMMVLPRFLAAVRKNK from the coding sequence TTGACTAAAGTAGACGTGCTGGGCGTTGATTTTGACGCCTACACCATGGCAGAATTTATGCAGCGCATCAAAGAACGCTACCAGGATGACAAGGGATCCTTCATTGTCACGGCGAACCCTGAAATTGTGATGTATGCTCGGGAACATCCCGACTACGCACAACTCATCGACCACGACGCGGATTTTGTGACCGCTGACGGGATTGGTGTCGTTAAAGGTGCCGCGATGCTGGGGACGCCGTTGCCTGAGCGTGTCACCGGTTTTGACCTCATGCAGGAACTGCTGGGCTGGGCAAACGCGCAGCACCTGTCCGTTTACCTCATCGGAGCCAAGGCTGATGTCAACAAGGCCGCTGTGGCGAAGGTCCAAGAGCGATTCCCACAGCTGACAATCGCTGGCGCCCGTGATGGCTACTTTGACCTCAAGGATACCTCAGTTGCCCAAGTGGTTATCGATAGTGGGGCAGACGTGGTTTTTGCAGCACTGGGTTTTCCCAAGCAGGAGTACTTCCTGAAGCGGATCAAAGCGGCGCGACCACACACGATCCTCATGGGGGTCGGTGGTAGCTTCGACGTACTTTCCGGGACGGTAAAACGGGCGCCAAAATGGGTGCAGCGACTTTCACTAGAATGGCTGTATCGTTTGGCGAAGAACCCAAGCCGTTTTGGCCGCATGATGGTGCTGCCACGTTTCCTGGCCGCCGTTCGCAAGAATAAATAA
- a CDS encoding peptide MFS transporter, with translation MNKKDDTAFFGQPRGLATLSFTEFWERFSYYGMKAILLYYMYFAVSKGGLGMDRATAMSVTAIYGSLVFLSSIIGGFVADRIWGGHRTVFVGGVFIMFGHIVLALPFGEAALFTSIALIVIGTGLLKPNISEMVGGLYKEDDVRRDSGFSILVMGINLGSFIAPLLVGWLGQRVNFHLGFSLAAVGMAIGLLFYWFDGNRSLNKDDFKAPDPLQPGEGAALAVKIGLGVLAVAVVFGIMGFTGHLSLKMVINIITFVAVFLPIAYFVMFLTSKKVSTVERSRVWAYIPLFLAAVIFWAIEEQGSVVLAMFAQNQTRLSLMGFTIPASWFQSLNPLFIILYTPFFARLWMKLGKRQPSSPKKFTYGLIFAGLSFIVMMIPLGLFGAHTLVSPLWLVLSWAVVEIGELLISPVGLSVTTKLAPRAYRSQMMSMWFLSDAAAQAFNAQLVKLYTPDNEFLYFGIVGGVTVLLAVLLIFITPRIEKLMAGVN, from the coding sequence ATGAATAAAAAAGACGATACCGCGTTTTTTGGCCAGCCGCGAGGACTCGCGACACTGAGCTTCACCGAATTCTGGGAACGATTCAGTTACTACGGTATGAAGGCCATTCTGCTGTATTACATGTACTTTGCCGTTTCCAAGGGTGGACTGGGCATGGACCGCGCCACTGCGATGTCCGTGACCGCAATCTATGGCTCATTGGTCTTCCTCTCCAGTATCATCGGGGGCTTTGTTGCCGATCGAATCTGGGGTGGCCACCGGACCGTATTTGTCGGTGGGGTCTTCATTATGTTTGGCCATATCGTGCTCGCGTTGCCGTTTGGTGAGGCGGCGCTGTTCACCTCCATTGCACTCATTGTGATTGGCACGGGCTTGCTCAAACCAAACATTTCCGAAATGGTTGGGGGCCTCTATAAAGAAGATGATGTTCGTCGCGATAGCGGATTCTCCATCTTAGTCATGGGGATTAACCTGGGGAGTTTCATCGCGCCACTGCTCGTGGGTTGGCTCGGCCAACGCGTGAACTTCCACCTTGGCTTTTCCTTGGCCGCAGTGGGGATGGCAATCGGCCTGCTGTTCTACTGGTTCGATGGGAACCGTTCGCTTAACAAGGATGATTTTAAGGCGCCGGATCCGCTTCAACCGGGTGAGGGTGCTGCGCTAGCTGTTAAAATTGGTTTAGGGGTGCTCGCGGTTGCCGTCGTTTTCGGCATCATGGGCTTTACCGGTCACCTGAGTTTGAAAATGGTGATTAACATCATCACCTTCGTCGCTGTTTTCCTGCCAATTGCTTACTTTGTCATGTTCCTGACCAGTAAAAAGGTCAGCACCGTTGAACGCAGCCGCGTGTGGGCGTACATTCCATTGTTCCTCGCCGCTGTCATCTTCTGGGCGATTGAGGAACAGGGCTCCGTTGTTTTGGCCATGTTTGCACAGAACCAGACGCGGTTGTCCCTGATGGGCTTCACAATCCCGGCTAGCTGGTTCCAGAGCTTGAACCCGCTGTTCATCATCCTGTACACGCCGTTCTTCGCGCGTCTGTGGATGAAGCTGGGCAAGCGGCAGCCAAGTAGTCCGAAGAAGTTTACTTACGGTTTGATTTTTGCCGGGTTAAGCTTTATTGTCATGATGATTCCACTTGGTTTGTTTGGCGCGCACACGCTGGTTTCCCCATTGTGGTTGGTCCTGTCGTGGGCCGTGGTTGAAATTGGGGAACTCCTGATTTCCCCAGTGGGCTTGTCTGTTACGACCAAACTGGCGCCGCGTGCGTACCGCTCCCAGATGATGAGTATGTGGTTCTTATCTGATGCGGCGGCACAGGCGTTTAACGCGCAGCTGGTTAAGCTGTACACGCCAGACAACGAATTCTTGTACTTTGGTATCGTCGGTGGGGTAACGGTGTTGTTGGCCGTTCTCCTGATTTTCATTACCCCGCGGATTGAAAAATTGATGGCGGGTGTCAATTAA
- a CDS encoding metallophosphoesterase — protein sequence MRIAISSDNHFDVNKVDSDAAMVAQADYLRAHQYDYYLNAGDTFNDFRKTQAFYMGLQRLLGADVQVRYVAGNHDMIRGVDYTTLQTMRDPLYLHRTSEALPGTNWQLIGNNGWYDYSFAGPGLSAEEILHWKKAYWVDSVIDQPQSDPKRMDAELAILKHQLDQADGRPVLLLTHFVPDIQFLDPKMRESEMGGKAAALLGSQRLGNLLAQYPDVTAAFGHLHRRDLPQVMDGVQYLHSPVGYGTKRHHEWVSDDFMTEWVNSLQTVEI from the coding sequence ATGCGCATCGCAATTAGCTCCGATAATCATTTTGATGTCAACAAGGTCGATTCTGATGCCGCGATGGTGGCGCAGGCCGACTACTTGCGTGCGCATCAGTATGATTATTATCTGAATGCGGGCGACACCTTCAACGATTTTCGCAAGACCCAGGCCTTTTATATGGGGTTGCAGCGACTCCTAGGCGCCGATGTGCAAGTGCGTTACGTCGCTGGGAACCACGACATGATTCGTGGCGTCGATTACACAACGCTGCAGACCATGCGTGACCCCTTATACTTGCATCGCACAAGTGAGGCTTTGCCAGGCACGAATTGGCAGTTGATTGGGAATAACGGCTGGTATGATTACAGCTTTGCCGGGCCCGGTCTGTCTGCCGAAGAAATTCTGCACTGGAAAAAGGCTTATTGGGTGGATTCCGTCATCGATCAGCCGCAAAGCGATCCGAAGCGGATGGATGCCGAACTGGCCATTTTGAAGCACCAACTCGACCAGGCGGATGGACGGCCCGTCCTGCTCTTGACGCATTTTGTGCCGGACATTCAGTTTCTGGACCCGAAAATGCGGGAAAGTGAAATGGGCGGTAAGGCAGCTGCACTTCTGGGTAGCCAGCGTCTTGGTAATTTGCTCGCGCAGTATCCTGATGTGACGGCGGCGTTCGGTCATTTGCACCGGCGCGATTTACCGCAAGTCATGGACGGGGTGCAGTACTTGCACAGTCCGGTGGGATACGGCACTAAACGCCATCACGAGTGGGTCAGCGATGATTTTATGACGGAGTGGGTTAACAGTCTACAAACCGTTGAAATTTAA
- the proC gene encoding pyrroline-5-carboxylate reductase, which translates to MQIGFIGVGNMARAIIDGLLKAKTVQGSDLHLHSGHIEHYADYAQTIGAHVEDDNGAVVRNSDVVILAVKPNIYGRVLDVIKQNFADKQVLLVSIVSGVTIAELGQHLPAGQPVLRLLPNLNVAIDQGMTAYAMNDEAVDLVGDTFDLFSSIGQLMEMPEADFSTFVALAGSAPAFAYLFIDAMARAGVKHGLSKADAVRIAAQTVAGSAQMVLNSKDTPLDLVDQVASPGGSTIRGYLTMEDKGFSSAVVAGLDATIARENGAE; encoded by the coding sequence ATGCAAATTGGATTTATTGGTGTCGGGAATATGGCACGTGCAATTATTGATGGCTTGCTGAAGGCCAAGACGGTGCAGGGGAGTGACCTGCACCTACATTCCGGACACATTGAACACTACGCCGATTACGCACAAACAATTGGTGCACACGTCGAAGATGACAACGGCGCCGTGGTGCGCAATTCCGATGTCGTGATTTTGGCCGTGAAGCCGAATATCTACGGTCGGGTGCTGGACGTAATTAAGCAAAACTTTGCGGATAAACAGGTCCTCCTGGTGTCCATCGTCAGCGGCGTGACCATCGCAGAGTTGGGCCAACACTTGCCGGCAGGACAGCCCGTGCTGCGCCTGTTGCCAAACCTGAACGTCGCGATTGACCAGGGAATGACCGCCTACGCCATGAATGACGAAGCGGTTGACCTGGTTGGCGATACCTTCGACCTATTTAGCAGTATTGGCCAGCTCATGGAGATGCCAGAAGCCGATTTTTCAACCTTCGTGGCACTCGCGGGCTCTGCACCTGCTTTTGCTTACCTGTTCATTGACGCGATGGCACGTGCTGGCGTCAAACACGGCCTGAGCAAAGCCGATGCCGTTCGCATTGCCGCGCAAACCGTTGCCGGGAGCGCGCAGATGGTTCTGAACAGCAAGGACACACCGCTCGACCTCGTGGATCAAGTTGCCAGTCCTGGTGGCTCAACCATTCGCGGCTATCTCACCATGGAAGACAAGGGCTTTTCCTCAGCCGTTGTCGCCGGTTTGGACGCAACGATTGCCCGTGAAAACGGCGCCGAATAA
- a CDS encoding NAD(P)H-binding protein gives MKILIIGASGHAGRAIFKEATRRGHKVTGLVRNEARAHQVLGKDAKLIIDDAFNTKRVDLGRFDVVIDAFSTDPLQAYLHVDLCAHLIHELRESRGPRVIFITGAGSLLDKHDQPFVDTLAKLPTAASFIATPHAQAFELEFLRHVDNVNWTAFSPSATFQEGPATDYVAGGDHLLANDAGESVLDSGNLALAILDELENPQHSMKRFTARNA, from the coding sequence ATGAAAATACTTATTATTGGTGCTAGCGGTCATGCAGGCCGTGCGATTTTCAAAGAGGCAACACGCCGCGGTCACAAGGTAACTGGCCTGGTTCGCAACGAAGCACGTGCCCACCAGGTGCTGGGCAAGGACGCCAAACTGATTATCGACGATGCCTTCAATACGAAACGCGTCGATTTGGGGCGTTTTGACGTTGTGATTGATGCGTTTAGTACCGATCCACTCCAGGCCTACTTACACGTTGACCTTTGTGCCCACTTAATTCACGAACTCCGTGAATCCCGCGGGCCTCGCGTCATCTTTATCACAGGTGCTGGCTCATTATTGGACAAGCATGACCAGCCATTCGTTGATACGCTGGCCAAGCTGCCCACAGCGGCCAGCTTTATTGCAACACCACATGCACAGGCCTTTGAGCTGGAATTTCTGCGCCATGTCGACAACGTGAACTGGACCGCGTTCTCCCCTAGCGCAACCTTCCAAGAAGGCCCAGCAACGGACTATGTTGCTGGCGGCGACCACCTGCTCGCTAACGACGCCGGTGAATCTGTTTTGGACTCCGGCAACCTCGCCCTCGCAATTCTGGACGAACTGGAAAACCCACAGCACAGTATGAAGCGGTTTACGGCACGGAACGCTTAG
- a CDS encoding NAD(P)/FAD-dependent oxidoreductase: MHEYDIAIIGGGPIGMFAAFYANLRSADVLLLESRSELGGQPVALYPQKTIYDIPGFFGVSGTELTARLAKQLGRFSSDIRLNTKVIALTPDETGVTLSTDRGDFRARSVIVATGAGAFEPRPLTAKHPVELEGTQIIYTPGDLNDFANQNVLVAGGGDSAIDWALALEPIAASVGIIHRREAFRGLESSVTALQNSAVTIHTPYLIQEVRANDNGMAVELRPLHGAAPATLHADKLLVNYGFASDNRQLRDWGLDLTRGQINVASDYKTSLPNVYAIGDAVTYPDKQKLIATGFGEAPAAINAIMRRLHPEIRQTLHSADLNL; encoded by the coding sequence ATGCACGAATATGATATTGCCATTATTGGCGGCGGCCCCATTGGTATGTTTGCCGCTTTTTACGCCAATTTGCGTAGCGCCGACGTACTCTTATTGGAAAGTCGCAGTGAGCTAGGCGGCCAGCCTGTCGCACTTTACCCGCAGAAAACAATTTATGACATTCCCGGTTTCTTTGGTGTGTCAGGAACCGAGCTGACCGCACGTTTGGCCAAACAACTCGGACGATTTAGCTCCGATATCAGGCTCAACACAAAGGTCATCGCCCTGACGCCAGACGAAACCGGCGTGACTCTGAGCACTGACCGCGGCGATTTCCGTGCCCGTAGCGTCATCGTTGCCACTGGTGCCGGCGCCTTTGAACCCCGGCCGTTGACAGCTAAGCACCCAGTCGAACTTGAGGGCACACAAATTATCTATACGCCTGGCGACCTGAATGATTTTGCCAATCAAAATGTTCTGGTTGCGGGTGGCGGTGATTCTGCCATAGATTGGGCACTCGCGCTAGAACCCATCGCAGCATCCGTTGGTATCATCCACCGCCGCGAAGCCTTCCGTGGCCTTGAGAGCAGCGTCACCGCCCTTCAAAACAGCGCCGTCACCATTCACACCCCTTACCTGATTCAGGAGGTGCGGGCGAATGACAACGGCATGGCAGTCGAACTACGGCCGTTGCATGGCGCGGCACCCGCAACCTTGCACGCCGATAAATTACTCGTCAATTACGGTTTTGCCAGCGACAACCGCCAGCTGCGCGACTGGGGCCTGGACCTCACGCGGGGCCAGATTAATGTGGCTTCAGACTACAAGACGTCGCTCCCCAACGTGTACGCCATTGGGGATGCTGTGACTTACCCGGATAAGCAGAAACTCATTGCGACCGGTTTTGGTGAGGCGCCAGCTGCCATCAACGCCATCATGCGGCGCCTGCATCCCGAAATTCGTCAGACCCTGCACTCCGCTGACCTCAACCTCTAA
- a CDS encoding VTT domain-containing protein: protein MGTLIDFILHVDEHLVTIVHTFGSSTYLILFAVIFIETGAIILPFLPGDSLLFAAAALSANSIYHLNIWVFAGLFLAACVLGDSVNFHISQRLGKAATKNRFLSKYINEEKLHEAEGLFDRMGDSVITLARFMPIIRTFIPFVAGSSTMTYKRFLPYNLVGAVSWVALCCGAGYWFGNYPFVKAHFSAIVLGIIIVSLIPILVTAIKGRTKKVAAPEKD, encoded by the coding sequence ATGGGAACTTTAATTGATTTCATCCTGCATGTGGATGAGCACCTGGTCACTATTGTGCACACATTTGGCAGTTCAACTTACTTGATTCTGTTTGCCGTCATCTTCATCGAGACTGGCGCGATCATCCTGCCTTTCCTGCCGGGTGACTCCCTGCTGTTCGCGGCTGCGGCATTATCAGCCAACAGCATCTACCACCTGAACATCTGGGTGTTCGCTGGGCTTTTCCTGGCCGCTTGCGTGCTGGGCGATTCGGTTAACTTCCACATTTCCCAGCGCCTGGGTAAAGCAGCAACCAAAAACCGCTTTCTGAGTAAGTATATTAACGAGGAAAAGTTGCACGAAGCTGAGGGACTGTTCGACCGCATGGGTGACAGCGTCATTACCCTGGCGCGGTTCATGCCCATCATCCGGACCTTCATCCCCTTCGTCGCAGGTTCCTCGACCATGACCTACAAGCGGTTCCTGCCATACAACCTGGTCGGTGCCGTGAGCTGGGTTGCACTGTGCTGTGGTGCTGGCTACTGGTTTGGGAACTACCCATTCGTCAAGGCACACTTCTCAGCCATCGTGCTTGGCATCATCATCGTGTCACTGATTCCGATCCTCGTGACCGCAATCAAAGGCCGGACGAAGAAGGTTGCCGCACCAGAAAAAGATTAA
- a CDS encoding CvfD/Ygs/GSP13 family RNA-binding post-transcriptional regulator, with protein MDYRIGDIVTGRITGIQPYGAFVALDEQEQGLIHISECQHGFVKGIHEIFHLGQTVQVVILDIDEYSHRISLSIRALTPPPALSPRRRRKHYWTTRKAHAGFAPIAERLPGWVEDFTKHEA; from the coding sequence ATGGATTATCGAATCGGCGATATCGTTACGGGCCGCATTACCGGAATCCAGCCATATGGTGCTTTCGTCGCGCTTGACGAACAGGAGCAGGGGCTGATTCACATTTCGGAATGTCAGCACGGCTTCGTCAAAGGAATCCACGAAATTTTCCACCTCGGCCAGACTGTCCAGGTCGTCATTTTGGACATAGATGAATATAGCCACAGAATCAGTCTCTCGATTCGGGCATTGACGCCACCGCCAGCACTATCACCGCGGCGCCGTCGTAAACATTACTGGACCACTCGCAAGGCGCATGCGGGGTTTGCCCCAATTGCTGAGCGTCTGCCGGGATGGGTAGAGGATTTCACGAAGCACGAAGCGTAA
- a CDS encoding GntR family transcriptional regulator, giving the protein MQSPVYIQIHNQLKQDIEAGKWHVGERIPSERELAVDFSVSRMTLRQAIQTLVDEGILERRVGAGTYVASQKVQEKMSGVTSFTDVMLAQGKRPSSRTISYHVANPSISEVEKLKLKDDAQVLRMERIRFGDGVPISFEVATVPYDLVAAFSKAEVTRSLYHTLEKKGGLQLGGARQMVTATLASEKIAEYLDIKRGEAILRLRQVSFLNDGRPFEYVRTQYVGSRFEFYLDR; this is encoded by the coding sequence ATGCAGTCCCCCGTTTATATTCAGATTCACAACCAGTTAAAACAAGATATTGAAGCCGGCAAGTGGCACGTTGGCGAACGCATTCCGTCAGAGCGTGAGCTCGCCGTGGACTTTTCTGTGTCCCGGATGACCCTGAGACAGGCCATTCAGACCCTGGTTGATGAGGGGATACTTGAGCGCCGTGTTGGTGCGGGAACCTACGTCGCCAGCCAAAAAGTTCAGGAAAAAATGTCTGGTGTGACCAGTTTTACTGATGTCATGTTGGCACAAGGCAAACGGCCATCTAGCCGGACTATCAGTTACCACGTGGCAAACCCATCTATCTCGGAGGTTGAAAAACTGAAGTTGAAGGATGACGCCCAGGTACTGCGGATGGAACGGATTCGCTTTGGCGATGGTGTGCCAATTTCGTTTGAAGTGGCAACGGTGCCCTATGACCTCGTTGCGGCATTCAGCAAGGCCGAAGTGACCCGTAGCTTGTACCACACCCTCGAGAAAAAGGGTGGTCTGCAGCTCGGCGGTGCCCGTCAGATGGTGACCGCGACACTGGCCAGTGAAAAGATTGCGGAATACCTTGATATCAAGCGCGGCGAAGCCATTTTGCGTTTGCGTCAGGTTTCCTTCCTCAATGATGGTCGGCCATTCGAATACGTGCGGACGCAGTACGTCGGCAGCCGGTTCGAATTTTACTTGGATCGTTAG
- the tagD gene encoding glycerol-3-phosphate cytidylyltransferase — protein sequence MKTVITYGTFDLLHWGHVRLLERAAAMGDKLIVGLSTDEFNAEKHKEAYHSYEHRKYILEAIRYVDKVIPETSWDQKIKDVQKYHVDTFVMGSDWEGQFDFLKPYCEVIYLPRTKGISTSKIKKDLM from the coding sequence TTGAAAACTGTCATCACCTATGGCACATTTGACCTGCTCCACTGGGGTCACGTCCGCCTGCTGGAACGCGCTGCTGCAATGGGCGACAAACTGATTGTTGGGTTGTCGACTGATGAGTTCAACGCCGAAAAGCACAAGGAAGCTTACCACTCGTATGAGCACCGCAAGTATATTCTTGAGGCCATTCGCTACGTCGACAAGGTCATTCCCGAAACATCTTGGGACCAAAAGATTAAGGATGTTCAAAAGTACCACGTCGACACCTTCGTCATGGGTTCCGATTGGGAAGGCCAGTTCGACTTCCTCAAGCCATACTGTGAAGTCATCTACCTGCCGCGCACCAAGGGCATCTCAACTTCAAAAATCAAGAAAGATTTAATGTAG
- the nagA gene encoding N-acetylglucosamine-6-phosphate deacetylase, which yields MTVTVLTHAVLYTGSECINEGYIRFDDKILAVGPMSDYRPQAGDQIKNLRGQIVIPGFIDVHAHGGYGFDAMDGDADQIDKMATNMLEHEGVTTLFATTMTQSVDNIDKAMRGVAAAADRNHVIQGVHLEGPFIAVDFKGAQPEQFIHTPDAKLVEQWDKLSGGRVKLITYAPEKPGSREFEDALINLGIVPSVGHSNATRADLLNSKASHVTHLYNAQREFKHREPGVTGHAMLEPQMYAELIADGFHIVPDMLKLAFRVKGADRIELVTDSMRSKGMPEGESELGGQKVFVKDKQARLADGTLAGSVLMYKDAFKNAINFMGASVADAVKMSSVNQAREFGLEHKGALEVGKDADINVMSPELDLQASYSYGQYHETQA from the coding sequence TTGACAGTTACAGTATTGACCCACGCGGTGCTTTACACCGGTTCCGAATGCATTAACGAAGGCTACATCCGGTTTGACGACAAGATTCTTGCCGTTGGACCTATGAGCGACTACCGCCCACAAGCCGGCGACCAGATCAAAAATCTGCGTGGCCAGATTGTGATTCCTGGTTTCATCGATGTCCATGCCCATGGTGGCTACGGCTTCGACGCCATGGATGGGGATGCCGACCAGATCGACAAGATGGCAACCAACATGCTTGAACACGAAGGGGTGACAACCCTCTTCGCCACAACCATGACCCAGTCTGTTGACAACATCGACAAGGCAATGCGCGGGGTGGCTGCTGCCGCTGACCGCAATCATGTCATCCAGGGTGTCCACTTGGAAGGCCCATTCATCGCGGTCGACTTTAAGGGTGCACAACCTGAACAATTCATTCACACCCCAGATGCAAAGCTCGTTGAACAGTGGGACAAGTTGTCCGGCGGTCGCGTGAAGCTCATTACTTACGCCCCAGAAAAGCCAGGCTCCCGCGAATTCGAAGATGCCTTGATTAACCTCGGCATCGTGCCTTCCGTGGGTCACAGTAACGCGACCCGTGCTGATCTGCTAAACAGCAAGGCTAGCCACGTCACGCATCTGTACAACGCCCAGCGCGAATTCAAGCACCGCGAACCTGGTGTGACCGGTCACGCCATGCTTGAACCTCAGATGTACGCTGAGCTCATTGCTGACGGGTTCCACATTGTACCCGACATGCTGAAGCTTGCCTTCCGCGTTAAGGGTGCTGACCGCATCGAACTTGTCACTGACTCCATGCGTAGTAAGGGCATGCCAGAAGGTGAATCCGAACTCGGCGGCCAGAAGGTCTTCGTTAAGGACAAGCAGGCCCGTCTGGCTGATGGGACCCTCGCCGGTTCAGTTCTGATGTACAAGGATGCCTTCAAGAACGCAATCAACTTTATGGGTGCCAGCGTGGCTGACGCCGTTAAGATGAGCTCTGTGAACCAGGCCCGTGAATTCGGCCTTGAACACAAGGGTGCGCTCGAAGTCGGTAAGGACGCGGACATTAACGTCATGAGCCCAGAGCTCGACTTGCAGGCATCATACAGTTACGGTCAGTATCACGAAACACAAGCATAA